A single Verrucomicrobiia bacterium DNA region contains:
- a CDS encoding TolC family protein, whose product MNFLQTGRFYVVGAMLGFTTLLANAQETPSPARSLDALVAEALENNPELKFYEAEIAAAQAGRRTAGQLGNPEISGEVGHKRMTDTGFAGEGVAWSVSVVQPFEWPGRLSLRKAIANQDLQLAELGQQRFRAALVGRIRTLGYGLFAAQEKSVAAAEVASRFKALREVLLQRDPSGLTPLLETRIIEATELNAERKATETTLRREAALLELNQLRGAAPNAPLTVTAVPLNFSAAENVAELLARAHTNNFELRARELELAQQGWREDLAKNERYPTLRIGPAYSEENAGNEKERVLSVGVSLPLPLWNRNQGEIGVARARRLQAETALEVAERDLQRQVIAAARVYETKVREMEKWRPDSVQHFKAAAELADRHYRLGAVPISTYVELQKQYLEAVESLLDTKLEALEAAAQLELLTGLPTPLVQAQTAEGTK is encoded by the coding sequence ATGAATTTTTTACAAACAGGTCGGTTTTATGTGGTTGGAGCGATGCTTGGTTTTACGACGCTTCTGGCGAATGCTCAGGAAACGCCGTCGCCAGCGCGCTCCCTCGATGCGTTGGTTGCTGAAGCGCTGGAGAATAATCCGGAATTGAAATTCTACGAGGCGGAAATCGCCGCGGCGCAAGCCGGACGACGCACCGCCGGACAACTGGGCAATCCGGAAATCAGCGGCGAGGTCGGCCACAAGCGTATGACCGACACGGGGTTTGCCGGAGAAGGCGTGGCGTGGTCCGTGTCCGTAGTGCAGCCCTTCGAGTGGCCCGGGCGGCTCAGTTTGCGCAAAGCGATCGCCAATCAAGATCTCCAGTTGGCCGAACTGGGACAACAGCGTTTCCGCGCCGCGCTCGTGGGCCGTATCCGCACGCTGGGTTACGGATTGTTCGCGGCGCAGGAAAAATCGGTGGCGGCGGCGGAAGTGGCGTCGCGATTCAAGGCGTTGCGGGAGGTGCTGCTGCAGCGTGATCCGAGCGGCTTAACGCCTTTACTCGAAACCCGGATTATTGAAGCGACGGAATTGAACGCGGAACGTAAAGCGACCGAGACGACGTTGCGGCGCGAAGCGGCCTTGTTGGAATTAAACCAACTACGCGGCGCGGCGCCAAACGCGCCACTGACGGTGACGGCCGTACCGTTGAATTTCAGCGCGGCGGAAAATGTCGCCGAACTGCTAGCCCGGGCGCACACGAACAATTTTGAGTTGCGGGCGCGGGAGCTTGAACTGGCGCAGCAAGGTTGGCGCGAAGACCTGGCGAAAAATGAGCGTTATCCGACGCTGCGGATCGGGCCGGCTTATTCCGAGGAAAACGCCGGGAACGAGAAGGAGCGCGTCTTGAGCGTGGGTGTTTCGTTGCCGTTGCCCTTGTGGAATCGCAACCAGGGAGAGATCGGCGTGGCGCGCGCGCGCCGGTTGCAGGCGGAAACCGCGCTGGAAGTGGCCGAGCGCGACTTGCAGCGCCAGGTGATCGCGGCGGCCCGCGTGTACGAAACGAAAGTGCGCGAGATGGAGAAGTGGCGACCGGATTCGGTGCAACACTTCAAGGCGGCCGCCGAACTGGCGGACCGACATTATCGCCTCGGCGCCGTGCCCATTTCCACTTACGTCGAGTTGCAGAAGCAATATCTCGAAGCGGTGGAAAGTCTATTGGATACCAAACTCGAAGCATTGGAAGCCGCCGCACAATTGGAATTACTCACCGGGTTGCCGACGCCGCTGGTGCAGGCGCAAACTGCCGAGGGAACAAAATGA
- a CDS encoding CusA/CzcA family heavy metal efflux RND transporter — protein sequence MLNRLLEFSVRQRVFVVLATLILIGIGVYSALRLPIDAVPDITNVQVQINTSVPALAPEEIEKLVTFPIENEMAGIPSLTELRSLSKFGLSQVTLVFADGTDIYRSRQLVSERLQTVLDDLPPGLTPKLAPISTGLGEIYYYVVEYEPGATNQPATRKEQLMELKLIHDYQIKPRLRATPGLAEVNSQGGYEKQIVIQPNPDKLKSVGMSFSEVAAAIGENVENAGGSVIQLGGEQVAVRAAGRVQTIADLERLPLKFGSRPTPLRVGDVVDVGIGSAVRTGTATYNGEEAVLGAALMLAGENSRLVARAVDQKLRDIQLQLPAGVKIIPVYNRTVLVDQTIHTVEKSLFEGAILVVAILLILLGNWRAALIVALAIPLSLLMAMTGMVQGRISGNLMSLGAIDFGLIIDGAVVMVENIIRHLAEKQRQLQRQLTPEERAREVLISAKEVASPMFFGVVIITVVYFPILALTGIEGKMFHPMALTVIFALVGALALALTLMPALGSYLLGGRIREADSFLIRFFKYLYQPALNFSLKHRGLVTMLAVALLVFAGYRFTRLGAEFIPQLDEGSFAVHMIRTSSIGIDASVAMQKRSETVLREKFPEVDYTFSRLGTAEVATDPMGVNVADTYLMFKPRKQWRQVNGQPISKEALADLMAAELGKYVPGEAHLFSQPIEMRFNELLEGTRADLAVKIFGDDFAQLEHLAETAREILEQIPGRADVELDELGKSPLLEIIPKREAMSKYNLHAAELNRVVHTALAGQEVGKLIEGNRHYPIVVRLPEALRAQLDELKRLPVRVDDGGLLTLGQVADFHLTEQVATITRELGQRRVAIMINLRGRDVEGFVREAQQRVGQIKLPPGYSIEFGGQFKNLQEARSRLLVVVPVALALIFVLVFLALGSLRQTLLVSTGIPLAVTGGVLALWLRGLPFSISAAVGFIALSGVAVLNGLVMISYFNQLRERGRDVSASVCEGALTRLRPVLMTALVASLGFVPMAIATGAGAEVQRPLATVVIGGILSSTFLTLILLPSLYEGLERRKPDSEAEATVATTQPNAAGSAAPPAPPA from the coding sequence ATGCTGAACCGATTGCTTGAATTTTCCGTGCGCCAACGAGTGTTCGTGGTGCTGGCCACTTTGATTTTGATCGGCATTGGCGTGTATTCGGCATTGCGTCTGCCAATTGACGCCGTGCCCGACATCACTAATGTGCAGGTGCAGATCAACACCTCCGTGCCGGCGCTCGCACCGGAGGAGATCGAAAAACTGGTCACCTTCCCGATTGAAAACGAAATGGCCGGCATCCCCAGTCTCACGGAACTGCGATCGTTATCCAAATTTGGATTGTCCCAGGTGACGCTCGTCTTCGCGGACGGCACGGACATCTACCGCTCCCGGCAACTGGTCAGCGAACGGTTGCAAACCGTACTCGATGATTTGCCGCCCGGACTTACCCCGAAGCTCGCGCCCATCAGCACTGGCTTGGGCGAGATTTATTATTACGTCGTCGAGTACGAACCGGGCGCGACCAACCAACCGGCCACACGCAAGGAACAGTTGATGGAGTTAAAATTGATCCACGACTACCAGATCAAACCGCGGCTCCGCGCCACGCCCGGGCTGGCCGAAGTCAATTCCCAAGGCGGTTACGAAAAGCAGATTGTCATTCAGCCCAATCCCGACAAGTTGAAAAGCGTGGGCATGTCGTTCAGCGAGGTGGCGGCGGCCATTGGTGAGAACGTGGAAAACGCCGGGGGCAGCGTGATCCAACTGGGCGGCGAACAGGTCGCCGTGCGCGCGGCGGGACGCGTGCAAACGATCGCGGACCTCGAGCGTTTGCCGCTCAAGTTCGGGTCGCGCCCGACTCCGTTGCGCGTCGGTGACGTGGTGGACGTGGGCATTGGAAGCGCCGTTCGCACCGGCACGGCGACCTACAACGGCGAGGAAGCAGTCTTGGGCGCGGCGCTGATGTTGGCGGGCGAAAACAGCCGGCTCGTGGCCCGAGCCGTGGATCAAAAACTACGGGACATTCAACTTCAATTACCCGCCGGCGTAAAAATCATCCCCGTTTACAACCGCACCGTGCTGGTGGATCAAACGATTCACACCGTGGAAAAGAGCCTGTTTGAAGGCGCCATTTTGGTGGTGGCCATTCTGCTCATCCTGCTGGGCAACTGGCGCGCCGCGCTGATCGTCGCGCTGGCCATTCCGCTCTCACTGTTGATGGCCATGACGGGCATGGTGCAAGGTCGCATCTCGGGGAATTTGATGAGTCTGGGGGCCATTGATTTTGGCCTCATCATTGATGGCGCGGTGGTGATGGTGGAAAACATCATTCGCCATCTCGCGGAAAAACAGCGGCAACTGCAACGGCAACTGACCCCCGAGGAACGTGCGCGGGAGGTGCTGATTTCCGCCAAGGAAGTCGCCTCACCCATGTTCTTCGGCGTCGTCATCATCACCGTGGTTTATTTTCCGATTCTCGCGTTGACCGGCATCGAAGGAAAAATGTTCCACCCGATGGCGCTCACGGTCATTTTCGCGCTCGTTGGCGCGCTGGCGCTGGCGCTCACCTTGATGCCGGCGCTGGGGTCCTATCTGCTGGGCGGGCGCATCCGCGAGGCGGATAGTTTTCTGATCCGCTTTTTCAAATACCTCTACCAGCCCGCGCTGAACTTCAGCCTGAAGCATCGCGGTCTCGTCACGATGCTCGCGGTGGCTCTGCTGGTTTTTGCCGGTTACCGTTTCACGCGCCTGGGCGCCGAGTTCATTCCGCAACTGGATGAAGGCTCGTTCGCCGTCCACATGATTCGCACTTCCAGCATCGGCATTGATGCGAGTGTGGCCATGCAAAAACGCAGCGAAACCGTGCTGCGCGAAAAATTCCCCGAGGTGGATTACACCTTCAGCCGACTCGGCACCGCCGAGGTGGCCACCGATCCCATGGGCGTCAACGTGGCGGACACGTACCTCATGTTCAAACCCCGCAAGCAATGGCGCCAGGTCAATGGCCAGCCGATCAGCAAGGAGGCGCTCGCTGATTTGATGGCCGCCGAGCTGGGCAAATACGTGCCCGGGGAAGCGCACCTGTTCAGTCAACCAATTGAGATGCGCTTCAACGAACTGCTCGAGGGAACGCGCGCGGACCTCGCGGTGAAAATTTTCGGCGACGATTTTGCGCAGCTCGAACACCTCGCCGAAACCGCTCGGGAAATTCTGGAGCAGATTCCCGGTCGCGCCGACGTGGAACTCGACGAACTCGGCAAATCACCGTTGCTGGAAATCATTCCGAAGCGCGAGGCGATGAGCAAATACAACCTCCACGCGGCGGAATTGAATCGGGTGGTGCATACCGCGCTCGCCGGTCAGGAAGTGGGCAAGCTCATCGAAGGCAACCGGCATTATCCCATCGTGGTGCGTCTGCCCGAAGCCTTGCGCGCGCAGTTGGACGAACTTAAACGGTTGCCGGTGCGCGTGGATGACGGGGGGTTGCTGACCCTGGGACAAGTCGCGGATTTTCATCTCACCGAGCAAGTCGCCACCATCACTCGCGAATTGGGCCAACGCCGCGTTGCCATCATGATCAACCTGCGCGGTCGCGACGTGGAAGGCTTCGTCCGCGAAGCGCAACAAAGGGTCGGTCAGATCAAACTGCCGCCCGGTTACTCAATCGAGTTCGGCGGCCAGTTCAAAAATCTACAGGAAGCGCGGTCCCGATTATTGGTCGTTGTGCCGGTGGCGTTGGCGCTCATCTTCGTATTGGTATTTCTCGCGTTGGGCAGTTTGCGTCAAACGCTGTTGGTTTCCACCGGCATTCCCCTGGCCGTCACGGGCGGCGTGCTGGCGTTGTGGCTGCGCGGCCTGCCGTTCAGCATTTCCGCAGCGGTCGGGTTCATCGCGTTATCCGGAGTGGCCGTCCTGAATGGCTTGGTGATGATTTCCTACTTCAACCAACTGCGCGAACGCGGTCGCGACGTCAGCGCGAGCGTGTGCGAGGGCGCGTTGACCCGATTGCGTCCGGTGTTGATGACCGCACTGGTGGCGAGTTTGGGGTTCGTGCCGATGGCGATTGCGACGGGGGCCGGGGCCGAAGTGCAACGCCCGTTGGCCACGGTGGTGATCGGCGGCATCCTCAGCTCGACGTTCCTGACCCTCATTCTGCTACCCAGTCTGTATGAAGGGTTGGAACGGAGAAAACCTGATAGCGAGGCCGAGGCAACAGTGGCTACCACTCAACCGAACGCCGCTGGTTCAGCGGCCCCGCCCGCTCCTCCCGCTTAA
- a CDS encoding M48 family metallopeptidase translates to MKPTGVMDFFQRQELAHRRTRWLVVYFALAVIGIVVSVYLVCWLIFGSGWDSSEAAFKSRSLWQSDLFFYSAVGTLVVIAGGSLFKISQLSAGGGVVAESLGGRLLKPNSTDLQERKLLNVVEEMSIASGVPMPKVYVLDDERGINAFASGFSSNDAAVAVTRGCMERLNRDELQGVIGHEFSHILNGDMRLNIRLMGLIFGLICLAVIGRILLRTRGRKNPLPLLGLALIIVSGFGVFFGRLIQAAVSRQREFLADASAVQFTRNPDGLSRALQKIGAVGSQLQTERAEEASHMYFSNGLRSSFLGMFATHPPLADRIRAIDPSWQGDFPVARGPAAAAAASSSSPESGLISPLASAASAPPVVVAASGLSSQSAIQNIGQPTLAQLRYAEQLRSTIPAAIQTAAREPLGATALIFALLLSDQNELRATQLAEIARRMSPDVSSEITALAALVAGLPTKARLPLVNLAVAALREMSGEEFETFHATLRWLIESDGQIDLFEYVLEKILERNLTRHFHPGKPLVMQYYALPPLLPDLAVLLSALAHVGSSDAQATVRAFRAGAAAIPAGGSGLTLLPSAQCGLAEIDRALNRLAAATPQIKKQLIAGSVQVVGADGVVQEREAELLRGIAEALDCPMPPFV, encoded by the coding sequence GTGAAGCCCACAGGCGTCATGGATTTCTTCCAACGCCAGGAGTTGGCGCATCGCCGCACCCGCTGGTTGGTGGTCTATTTCGCCCTGGCGGTGATCGGGATCGTGGTGTCGGTTTATCTGGTCTGTTGGTTGATTTTTGGCTCGGGTTGGGATTCCTCGGAAGCCGCGTTCAAGTCGCGCTCGCTCTGGCAGTCGGACCTGTTCTTCTACTCGGCGGTGGGCACTCTGGTGGTGATTGCCGGCGGCAGCCTGTTCAAAATCTCCCAATTATCCGCCGGCGGCGGCGTGGTGGCCGAATCGCTCGGCGGTCGCTTGCTGAAACCGAACAGCACGGATTTGCAGGAACGCAAACTCCTGAACGTGGTCGAGGAAATGTCCATCGCCTCGGGGGTGCCCATGCCCAAGGTGTACGTGCTGGATGACGAGCGCGGGATCAATGCTTTCGCGTCCGGGTTTTCATCGAACGATGCGGCGGTGGCCGTGACCCGCGGTTGCATGGAGCGGTTGAATCGGGATGAGTTGCAAGGGGTCATTGGCCACGAATTCAGCCATATTCTGAACGGCGACATGCGCTTGAACATCCGCCTGATGGGGCTGATCTTCGGGCTGATTTGTCTGGCCGTCATCGGCCGGATTCTGCTGCGCACTCGGGGGCGGAAAAATCCGTTACCGCTCCTCGGACTGGCACTCATCATCGTCAGCGGCTTTGGCGTTTTCTTTGGTCGTTTGATTCAAGCGGCCGTCAGTCGCCAGCGGGAATTCCTCGCCGATGCCTCCGCAGTGCAATTCACACGGAACCCGGATGGGCTTTCTCGCGCCTTGCAAAAAATTGGCGCGGTCGGATCGCAACTGCAAACGGAGCGGGCTGAGGAAGCCAGCCACATGTATTTCAGCAACGGACTGCGCTCCTCTTTCCTCGGGATGTTCGCCACGCATCCGCCACTGGCGGATCGGATTCGTGCGATTGATCCTTCGTGGCAGGGCGACTTCCCGGTCGCCCGCGGGCCGGCGGCGGCTGCCGCTGCGTCGTCCTCCAGTCCGGAATCGGGATTGATCTCACCACTTGCTTCCGCAGCTTCAGCGCCCCCGGTTGTCGTGGCGGCTTCGGGGCTTTCGTCGCAGAGCGCCATTCAAAACATCGGTCAACCGACCCTGGCGCAGTTGCGTTATGCTGAACAACTGCGCTCGACCATTCCCGCAGCCATCCAGACCGCAGCGCGGGAGCCGTTGGGCGCCACCGCCTTGATTTTCGCGTTGTTACTCAGCGACCAGAACGAATTGCGCGCTACGCAACTGGCTGAGATCGCGCGCCGCATGTCGCCGGACGTAAGTTCGGAAATAACCGCGCTGGCGGCATTGGTTGCCGGGTTGCCGACCAAGGCCCGGCTGCCGCTGGTAAATCTGGCGGTGGCGGCGCTGCGGGAAATGTCAGGCGAGGAGTTTGAAACCTTTCACGCGACCCTGCGATGGCTGATTGAAAGTGACGGACAAATTGATCTGTTCGAGTATGTGCTGGAAAAGATTTTGGAGCGCAATTTGACGCGCCATTTTCATCCGGGCAAACCGCTGGTGATGCAATACTACGCGCTGCCACCGTTGCTTCCGGACCTAGCCGTTCTGCTCTCCGCGCTCGCTCATGTGGGCAGCAGCGACGCCCAGGCGACGGTGCGCGCCTTTCGAGCGGGCGCCGCGGCGATCCCCGCCGGGGGAAGCGGGCTGACGTTACTACCGTCCGCACAGTGTGGGCTGGCGGAAATTGACCGGGCGCTAAACCGCTTGGCGGCCGCCACGCCGCAGATTAAAAAACAGTTGATCGCGGGGAGCGTCCAGGTCGTCGGCGCGGATGGCGTGGTGCAGGAGCGCGAAGCGGAATTGCTGCGCGGCATCGCTGAAGCGCTCGATTGTCCCATGCCCCCGTTTGTTTAA
- a CDS encoding LemA family protein, with amino-acid sequence MSSLLITLVVLVGLAVLVVLLVIGKYNHLVSLRNRFKNAYAQIDVQLKRRYDLIPNLVETAKGYLKHERETLESVTNARNLAYTASQAAASNPGDATAVKNLAAAEGGLAGALGRLMMVAERYPDLKANQNMMQLSEELTSTENKVSFARQAYNDSVMTYNTAREVFPNNIIAGMFNFAAAELFVIDKAEQREAPKVSFT; translated from the coding sequence ATGAGTTCATTACTAATTACGCTGGTGGTGCTGGTCGGCTTGGCTGTGTTGGTGGTGTTGCTGGTGATTGGCAAATACAATCATCTCGTCTCGCTGCGCAACCGGTTCAAGAACGCCTACGCGCAAATTGATGTGCAACTCAAACGTCGCTACGACCTGATCCCGAATCTGGTCGAAACGGCCAAGGGTTATCTGAAGCACGAACGCGAAACGCTCGAAAGCGTGACCAACGCGCGCAATCTGGCTTACACCGCGTCCCAGGCGGCCGCCAGTAATCCAGGGGACGCCACCGCCGTGAAAAATCTGGCCGCCGCCGAGGGCGGATTGGCCGGTGCGCTGGGGCGGTTGATGATGGTGGCGGAGCGCTATCCCGATCTCAAAGCGAATCAAAACATGATGCAATTGTCCGAGGAACTGACTTCCACGGAGAACAAGGTTTCCTTTGCCCGCCAGGCTTACAATGACAGCGTCATGACCTATAACACCGCGCGGGAGGTGTTCCCGAACAACATCATTGCCGGCATGTTCAACTTCGCCGCCGCCGAGTTGTTTGTGATTGATAAAGCGGAGCAGCGCGAGGCGCCGAAGGTTTCCTTCACCTGA
- a CDS encoding ISAs1 family transposase, producing MFLNWTQSLRQAVEAKIVALDGKTGWRSFDSAKSQSAIHPVSAWASTNRLALGSIKVPDKSNEITAVSELLRALELAGGHCHGGRAERNGVKGWRARLRRR from the coding sequence GTGTTTCTGAACTGGACGCAATCCTTGAGGCAGGCAGTGGAGGCGAAGATTGTCGCGTTGGATGGTAAGACCGGGTGGCGGAGTTTTGATTCCGCCAAGAGCCAGAGCGCGATTCATCCGGTCAGCGCTTGGGCCAGCACCAATCGGCTGGCGTTGGGATCAATCAAGGTACCCGACAAGAGCAATGAAATCACCGCCGTGTCCGAACTGCTGCGGGCGCTGGAATTGGCCGGGGGGCATTGTCACGGTGGACGCGCGGAGCGTAATGGAGTGAAGGGGTGGCGCGCGCGGCTGCGCCGACGTTAG
- a CDS encoding AraC family transcriptional regulator, translating into MKWREKREGFAGQRLVVVPRPILSTASKSPLLRHLLPTDAGYYPKARGHTCVREKGCPEVVFIYCAEGNGWCEIAGYRYAITKNQLLVINAGTPHVYGAEKRSPWTIHWFHAVGENVPVYLEQLEVSAAKPVVPLGGDVQVFSLFEEVLEGLEHGFTSPHLTYAAHVLAHLMGLILRHKDEFGYGEVSVRKRVERSIEFMKGHLREPLTVAALAALANLSRSHYTASFRRVTGYAPLSYLNHLRMQRAVQLLNATDLSVKQISEQLGFSDQFYFSRAFSKMHNHSPSEHRRRYAA; encoded by the coding sequence ATGAAGTGGCGTGAGAAGCGTGAAGGTTTTGCGGGGCAACGCCTGGTGGTCGTGCCGCGTCCGATTTTATCCACAGCTTCGAAATCGCCGTTACTACGGCACTTGCTGCCAACAGATGCCGGATATTATCCCAAAGCCAGAGGGCATACCTGCGTACGCGAAAAAGGCTGCCCCGAGGTTGTTTTTATCTATTGCGCGGAAGGAAATGGCTGGTGCGAAATCGCTGGTTACCGGTATGCCATTACCAAGAACCAGTTGCTGGTCATCAATGCCGGTACGCCGCACGTTTACGGAGCGGAGAAAAGATCGCCGTGGACGATCCATTGGTTTCATGCGGTCGGCGAGAACGTGCCGGTGTATCTGGAGCAACTCGAAGTTTCCGCAGCGAAACCAGTGGTACCGCTGGGTGGTGACGTACAGGTGTTTTCGTTGTTCGAGGAGGTGTTGGAAGGTTTGGAGCACGGTTTCACTTCCCCGCACCTGACTTACGCGGCGCATGTACTCGCGCATTTGATGGGGCTGATCCTGCGACACAAGGACGAATTCGGCTATGGTGAGGTCAGTGTGCGCAAACGGGTGGAACGCAGCATCGAGTTCATGAAGGGACATCTACGCGAACCGCTGACCGTGGCGGCATTGGCTGCGCTGGCCAACCTGTCGCGCTCGCACTATACCGCGTCGTTCCGCCGCGTGACGGGTTACGCACCGTTGAGCTATCTGAATCACCTGCGGATGCAACGCGCTGTGCAACTGCTCAACGCGACGGATTTGTCCGTCAAGCAGATCAGCGAACAACTCGGTTTTTCCGACCAGTTTTATTTCTCCCGCGCCTTCAGCAAAATGCACAATCATTCGCCATCGGAGCATCGGCGACGCTATGCGGCCTGA